From the Oncorhynchus kisutch isolate 150728-3 unplaced genomic scaffold, Okis_V2 scaffold2879, whole genome shotgun sequence genome, one window contains:
- the LOC109882163 gene encoding COX assembly mitochondrial protein homolog — MEATKAEEPFLRHVETDVLIPKMMREKAKELCAEKVTAFNHCCKETGFLMVFKCRDQNAALKECLTVHYRDSAFFEECKQEYIKEKLEYQRTGVAAKNRSQKLPTSM; from the exons ATGGAAGCAACCAAAGCAG AGGAGCCTTTCCTGAGGCATGTGGAGACGGATGTACTCATCCCCAAGATGATGAGGGAGAAAGCCAAGGAGCTCTGTGCTGAAAAGGTTACAG CGTTCAACCACTGTTGTAAAGAGACTGGTTTCCTGATGGTGTTCAAGTGTCGGGATCAGAACGCTGCCCTGAAGGAGTGTCTGACCGTACA ctACAGAGACTCGGCGTTCTTCGAGGAGTGCAAGCAGGAGTACATCAAGGAGAAGCTGGAGTACCAGAGGACAGGGGTGGCGGCTAAGAACCGCTCACAAAAACTACCAACCAGCATGTAG